ATCAAATTTGTCAATTCAGAGGCTGTCAAACAGCGCTTTGCGGCGGGTGAGTTGGTCGAAGTTGGGCGAGATAGGGCTATTGATTTGGAAAGAGTTCTGGTGCTTCAACCCGATCTCGTTATGACAGATGCGCAATCACAGGATAATGCGCTGCTCGCACTTCAAGAAGCGGGTGTGCCTGTTGTTATTAATGCTGCATATGCGGAACCTTCGTTGCTGGGGCGCGTCGAGTGGATCAAATTTGTGGGTGCTTTTTTTCAGAAAGAAGGGCTGGCATCTGCCCAATTTGATAGCATTGTTGTGAGGTATGAAGCGCGTAGAGCGTTGGTCCAGAATTTGCCAGCAGATAAGCGTCCCACTGTTTTTGTTGGGTCTCTCTGGCGCGGGACCTGGTTTATGTCGGGGGGCAATACCTATCCCGCGCAGTTGCTCAGGGATGCGGGGGCGAATTATCTGTGGGGAGATGATGATTCACGGCAGAGTTTGGCGCTTGATTTTGAAACGGTTTACGAAAAGGCACACGATGCGGATTGTTGGATTACGATGAGAAATGAGTGGTTTTCTCGAGGCGATGTTGTTGCCGAGGATGCGCGTTACAGAAAATTCACGGCGTTTGAGACGGGCAATGTTTTCAATGCGAATGCGCGTCTGAATGCGCAGGGGGGTAATGATTATTGGGAGACGGGGCTTATTGAGCCAGATGTTGTGTTGGCTGATATTATTAAAATTTTGTATTCCGATTTGTTGCCGAATCATCAACTCAATTACTATCGAAAGCTCGATCCATAGCTTATGAAAATGATGCGTTTTTTAATTTTTTTGATTTTCTGTACGAATACGCCGCTTTGGGGAGCGCAGATTGTTGGTCGCGTTATTGATGCGGAGAGCGAGATTCCCATCGCTAATGCGCGTGTTCGCATTCTCAATACGGATTTTGTGACGCAGACGGATGGCGATGGGCGTTTTGTTTTTTTTGATTTGATGCCGGGTGCTTATACGCTTGTCATGACTCATGTGGCTTACGATGAGGTGCGGCGTACGGTTCAGGTGGCCGAGACGGCTGAGGTTTTTATTGCGCTGTCTCTCAGGACCCTTCCCCTTGATGAGTTTTCGGTGATTGCCGATCCGATAGGTGCCAGTGATATTCACAGGAATCCAGCGTATGCGACTGTTATTACGCGCGAAAGTTTTGAGGGTAGAGAGACAACGTTGCCAGATGTATTGGCTGAGGCCACGGGGGTACACGTCAAGCGTCTCGGTGGGTTGGGCACTTTTAGCACGCTTTCGCTGCGCGGTTCATCAGCCGATCAGGTTGAGGTCTATCTCGATGGCATTTTGCTCAATACCGCTTTTGGTGGGGGGGTAGATCTCAGCAATTTGCCACTGGCTCACGTCGGGCAGATTGAGGTGTATCGCGGTGCAGGTGCCGGGGGCAATGGTCTGGGGGGCACAGTGCATGTGCGCACGCGACAGACGCAGGGACGATGGTTTCATGGGATTCGAGGGTCGTGGGGAGCTTTTGATACGCGGTTGCTGAGTGGTGTGTTCGCGGGTGGGTTTGGTCAGTCGGAGTTTCTCGTTGTGGCTGATTATGCACATAGCGATAACGATTTCGGATTTCTCGATGACAATGGGACTGAATACAATGACAGTGACGATGTTTGGAGCAGGCGTCAGAATAACGATCATCGATCTTTTAATCTGTTGGGCAAATGGCGTCGCGCTTTTGGAGAGGACAGAATTTTGTCTGTTCACGAGTCCGCGTACTGGAAATATCAGGGTATGCCCGGTATTAGCAATAATCAGTCGCAGAATGCACATTTGGATGTTTTCCAAATGATGACGGAAGTCGCTTATGAAGATCGCGTTTTTTTGCGGGGTATAAATACGCGGCAATCGCTTTATGTCACGCATGTCAAAGAGCGGTTCCGCGATCTGGATGGTGAAATCGGGATTGGTCGCCAGGATAATGATTATCTCACGCGTACTTATGGGTGGCTGAGCCGTTTGCAAACGATTTTGTTTTCGCGCTGTGATATCGCGGCTGTGATTGGGTTGCACAGGGAGACTTATTTGCCGACGGCGCATCTTCGGTCTCTCTCCAATTTGTTCGATAGTCAGCGGTGGGTTTTTGTCGCGCGCACGGGTCTCGATATTTCACTGCCGGGTGAGATGGGTATCTGGTCTTTTGGCGTGGAGCAACGGCGGATATACAGTTCGTTTACCGGTGCGAATCCTTTTAATTTTTCGCCGCTCGCACCCGATTCGGCCAATGCGCGCAGTCTCACCAGTCTGCGTTCGGGTGTGCGTTTTGATCTGGCCTCTCATCTGATGTTTAAGGCCAATGCGGGGCGCGTATTTCGCGTGCCTTCTTTTTACGAGCTTTTTGGCGATCGCGGCGGTGTGGTCGGCAATGTCAATCTCAGGCCGGAGTATGGTCTTACATGGGATGCGGGTCTGCGTTATGCAGATGGTACGACCACTTTGGAAGGTGCGTTTTTTGACCATCGCTATGAGGATTTGATCCAGTTTGTTCACACGTCACAGGCTACGTCGCGTCCGGTTAATATTGGCAAAGCGCGTGTGTATGGGTTTGAGATGACCGCGCAGAGACGCTTTGGTTCTCGGGCCGATCTGTCGGGTAATTACACGTATCAAAAGGCCACCGATAAGTCCAATATTCCCCATTTGACTGGCAATATTTTGCCCAATCGCCCGCCACACGCGCTGTTTGTTC
This window of the Gemmatimonadota bacterium genome carries:
- a CDS encoding ABC transporter substrate-binding protein; translation: MQMICCISVWTMSVQAQLSLQYAQGFRVDYFDDYRVVTVLAPGSGEREKVQYVLVQRGHESPDGYEGVPRIEVPVRTLITTSTTHLPHVEKLGEVHSLIGIDNIKFVNSEAVKQRFAAGELVEVGRDRAIDLERVLVLQPDLVMTDAQSQDNALLALQEAGVPVVINAAYAEPSLLGRVEWIKFVGAFFQKEGLASAQFDSIVVRYEARRALVQNLPADKRPTVFVGSLWRGTWFMSGGNTYPAQLLRDAGANYLWGDDDSRQSLALDFETVYEKAHDADCWITMRNEWFSRGDVVAEDARYRKFTAFETGNVFNANARLNAQGGNDYWETGLIEPDVVLADIIKILYSDLLPNHQLNYYRKLDP
- a CDS encoding TonB-dependent receptor — protein: MKMMRFLIFLIFCTNTPLWGAQIVGRVIDAESEIPIANARVRILNTDFVTQTDGDGRFVFFDLMPGAYTLVMTHVAYDEVRRTVQVAETAEVFIALSLRTLPLDEFSVIADPIGASDIHRNPAYATVITRESFEGRETTLPDVLAEATGVHVKRLGGLGTFSTLSLRGSSADQVEVYLDGILLNTAFGGGVDLSNLPLAHVGQIEVYRGAGAGGNGLGGTVHVRTRQTQGRWFHGIRGSWGAFDTRLLSGVFAGGFGQSEFLVVADYAHSDNDFGFLDDNGTEYNDSDDVWSRRQNNDHRSFNLLGKWRRAFGEDRILSVHESAYWKYQGMPGISNNQSQNAHLDVFQMMTEVAYEDRVFLRGINTRQSLYVTHVKERFRDLDGEIGIGRQDNDYLTRTYGWLSRLQTILFSRCDIAAVIGLHRETYLPTAHLRSLSNLFDSQRWVFVARTGLDISLPGEMGIWSFGVEQRRIYSSFTGANPFNFSPLAPDSANARSLTSLRSGVRFDLASHLMFKANAGRVFRVPSFYELFGDRGGVVGNVNLRPEYGLTWDAGLRYADGTTTLEGAFFDHRYEDLIQFVHTSQATSRPVNIGKARVYGFEMTAQRRFGSRADLSGNYTYQKATDKSNIPHLTGNILPNRPPHALFVRATMRLGRCTAFYDYAFEDGNFLDQANRRPLLSRHVHNAGVKVDTGLRFHIGLEVKNLTGAQIADTWGYPLPGRAVFVRVNAD